A part of Arachis hypogaea cultivar Tifrunner chromosome 12, arahy.Tifrunner.gnm2.J5K5, whole genome shotgun sequence genomic DNA contains:
- the LOC112728083 gene encoding uncharacterized protein isoform X1 codes for MSSNQSSSGSAGVKENASEVVIVDDDKEEGELEEGEIDDDGADPEASVTERVQSVAECGVVASDTDSTSHKLSVREVLEGVTVANVEESFEGTCSTHGAIRNDFTDLTYPTELSRRAKINSVMDWQHSNLRNGAGRNSLSSLVGLSFSWVALSSRSSDSLKFGTTISGRSSVNCKWLHRR; via the exons ATGTCTTCCAATCAATCATCTTCTGGGTCTGCTGGTGTTAAGGAGAATGCAAGCGAGGTGGTGATTGTGGATGATGATAAAGAGGAAGGAGAGTTGGAGGAGGGTGAGATTGATGATGATGGCGCTGACCCTGAAGCATCAGTAACAGAGAGGGTTCAGAGTGTTGCTGAATGTGGTGTAGTTGCTTCAGATACTGATTCCACATCTCATAAGCTCAGTGTTAGGGAGGTTCTGGAGGGTGTTACAGTTGCTAATGTGGAAGA ATCGTTTGAGGGGACTTGCTCTACTCATGGTGCCATCAGAAATGATTTCACTGACTTGAC GTATCCAACTGAGCTGTCTAGAAGAGCCAAAATTAACTCAGTAATGGATTGGCAACATTCTAATTTACGAAATGGAGCAG GAAGAAATAGTCTCTCCTCCCTGGTAGGTCTGTCCTTTTCATGGGTGGCATTATCTTCAAGGTCTAGTGACTCTTTGAAGTTTGGCACTACCATCAGTGGCAGGTCTAGTGTCAATTGCAAATGGTTGCACCGGAGATGA
- the LOC112728083 gene encoding uncharacterized protein isoform X2 yields MSSNQSSSGSAGVKENASEVVIVDDDKEEGELEEGEIDDDGADPEASVTERVQSVAECGVVASDTDSTSHKLSVREVLEGVTVANVEESFEGTCSTHGAIRNDFTDLTTVFQFTQHGFQGLAFCFKTRISSSEDVSKSYVSN; encoded by the exons ATGTCTTCCAATCAATCATCTTCTGGGTCTGCTGGTGTTAAGGAGAATGCAAGCGAGGTGGTGATTGTGGATGATGATAAAGAGGAAGGAGAGTTGGAGGAGGGTGAGATTGATGATGATGGCGCTGACCCTGAAGCATCAGTAACAGAGAGGGTTCAGAGTGTTGCTGAATGTGGTGTAGTTGCTTCAGATACTGATTCCACATCTCATAAGCTCAGTGTTAGGGAGGTTCTGGAGGGTGTTACAGTTGCTAATGTGGAAGA ATCGTTTGAGGGGACTTGCTCTACTCATGGTGCCATCAGAAATGATTTCACTGACTTGAC GACAGTTTTCCAATTCACGCAGCATGGATTCCAAGGACTTGCTTTTTGTTTCAAAACTAGGATCTCCAGCAGTGAAGATGTTTCTAAATCCTAT GTATCCAACTGA
- the LOC112728085 gene encoding dirigent protein 19 — protein sequence MTTTHFFLFITILLYSCHSLTGADDFVRSIDRSLLGLNKEEKVSHLKFYWHDIVSGKNPTSIEVIAATNKINTTTFFGLTRMLDNPLTLGPNLSSKLVGRAQGFYSSTSQTEADLLMAMNFAFVDGKYNGSSITVLGRNPIFNKVREMPVIGGSGFFRFARGYVQLNTYSVNLKTNDAIVEYNVYVNHY from the coding sequence ATGACCACCACACATTTCTTCTTGTTCATCACCATTCTCCTCTACTCATGCCACTCTCTCACCGGAGCCGATGATTTCGTTCGCTCCATCGACCGGAGCCTCCTCGGCCTCAACAAAGAAGAGAAGGTTTCACACCTCAAATTCTATTGGCATGACATTGTAAGTGGCAAAAATCCTACTTCAATTGAAGTTATTGCAGCCACAAATAAGATTAACACTACCACCTTTTTCGGTTTGACCCGTATGCTGGACAACCCTTTGACTCTGGGGCCTAACTTGAGCTCCAAGCTTGTTGGGAGGGCTCAAGGGTTTTATTCCTCGACGAGTCAAACCGAAGCTGACCTTCTTATGGCCATGAACTTTGCTTTTGTTGATGGAAAGTATAATGGGAGCTCCATTACCGTCTTGGGGAGAAACCCTATTTTCAACAAGGTAAGAGAGATGCCTGTGATTGGTGGAAGTGGATTCTTTAGGTTTGCTAGGGGTTATGTTCAGCTGAACACTTATTCGGTGAATCTCAAGACTAATGATGCTATTGTTGAGTACAATGTTTATGTCAACCATTATTGA